A window of Callospermophilus lateralis isolate mCalLat2 chromosome 13, mCalLat2.hap1, whole genome shotgun sequence contains these coding sequences:
- the Ikbke gene encoding inhibitor of nuclear factor kappa-B kinase subunit epsilon → MQSTANYLWHTDELLGQGATASVYKARNKKSGELVAVKVFNTASYLRPREVQGREFEVLRKLNHQNIVKLFAVEETGGGRQKVLVMEYCSSGSLLSVLESPENTFGLPEDEFLVVLRCVVAGMNHLRENGIVHRDIKPGNIMRLIGEEGQSIYKLTDFGAARELDDDEKFVSVYGTEEYLHPDMYERAVLRKPQQKAFGVTVDLWSIGVTLYHAATGSLPFVPFGGPRRNKEIMYRITTEKPVGAIAGTQKRENGPLEWSYTLPITCQLSMGLQSQLVPILANILEVEQAKCWGFDQFFAETSDILQRVVVHVFSLSQAVLHRVYIHAHNTIAIFLEAVYEQTNVAPHHQEYLFEGHLCVLEPNLSAQHITHTTASSPLTLFSMASETPKGLAFRDPALDIPKFVPKVDLQADYNTAKGVLGVGYQSLRLARILLDGQELMLRGLYWVVEVLQATCYRTQEVTRTALFFLSSSLGTERLNSTAETPEVQELKEVADLRSRLQTLAEVLSRCSQNITETQISLRDLNSVLVKNRDQVHEDRSIQQIQCCVDKMSLIYKQFKKSRMRPGLGYNEEQIHKLDKVNFSHLAKRLLQVFQEECVPKYQAALVTHGKRMREVYETRTHLRRVSCSATSCNTEAQGVQENLSKILDQLSYQLLQDRTKEVQTSPPPIAPHPSPVPKDLVLHMQELCEEMRLLAFDLQDNNRIIERLGRLPSAPDV, encoded by the exons ATGCAGAGCACCGCCAACTACCTGTGGCACACAGATGAGCTGCTGGGCCAGGGGGCGACTGCTAGTGTGTACAAGGCCCGCAACAAG AAATCCGGGGAGTTGGTCGCTGTGAAGGTCTTCAACACTGCCAGCTACCTGCGCCCCCGTGAGGTACAGGGGAGGGAGTTCGAGGTCCTGCGGAAGCTGAATCATCAGAACATTGTCAAGCTGTTTGCAGTGGAGGAGACG GGGGGCGGCCGGCAGAAGGTGCTGGTGATGGAATACTGCTCCAGCGGGAGTCTCCTGAGCGTGctggagagcccagagaacacctTCGGGCTGCCGGAGGACGAGTTCCTGGTGGTTCTGCGCTGTGTGG TGGCCGGCATGAACCACCTGCGAGAGAACGGCATCGTGCACCGGGACATCAAGCCTGGCAACATCATGCGCCTCATTGGGGAGGAGGGACAGAGCATCTACAAGCTGACAGACTTTGGGGCTGCCCGGGAGCTAGATGATGATGAGAAGTTCGTCTCTGTCTACGGGACAGAGGAGTACCTA CACCCTGACATGTATGAGCGGGCAGTGCTTCGCAAGCCCCAGCAAAAGGCATTTGGGGTGACTGTGGATCTCTGGAGCATCGGGGTGACCCTGTACCACGCAGCTACTGGCAGCCTTCCTTTCGTCCCTTTTGGCGGGCCCCGGCGCAACAAGGAGATCAT GTaccgcatcaccacagagaaaccAGTTGGGGCCATTGCAGGTACCCAGAAGCGTGAAAACGGGCCCCTGGAGTGGAGCTACACTCTCCCCATCACCTGCCAGCTGTCCAT GGGGCTGCAGAGCCAGCTGGTGCCTATCCTGGCCAACATCCTGGAAGTGGAGCAGGCCAAGTGCTGGGGCTTCGACCAGTTCTTTGCGGAAACCAGTGACATCCTGCAGCGAGTTGTCGTCCATGTCTTCTCCCTGTCCCAGGCCGTCCTGCACCGTGTCTACATCCATGCCCACAACAC GATAGCCATCTTTCTGGAGGCCGTGTATGAGCAAACCAACGTGGCCCCCCACCACCAGGAATACCTCTTTGAGGGTCACCTCTGTGTTCTTGAGCCCAACCTCTCAGCACAGCACATCACCCACACAACTGCCAGCAGCCCTCTGACCCTGTTCAGCATGGCCAGCGAGACTCCAAAGGGGCTAGCCTTCAGGGACC CTGCTCTGGACATCCCCAAGTTCGTCCCCAAAGTGGACCTACAGGCAGATTACAACACAGCTAAG GGTGTGCTGGGCGTTGGTTACCAGTCCCTGCGGCTAGCTCGGATCCTGCTAGACGGGCAGGAGCTAATGCTTCGGGGGTTGTACTGGGTCGT GGAGGTACTCCAGGCCACATGCTATCGGACTCAAGAGGTCACACGGACAGCCCTCTTCTTCCTCAGCAGCAGCCTGGGCACTGAGAG gTTGAACAGCACAGCGGAGACACCTGAGGTCCAGGAGCTGAAGGAGGTTGCAGATCTGAGGTCGAGGTTGCAGACT CTGGCTGAGGTTCTCTCCAGATGTTCCCAGAATATCACAGAGACACAGATAAGCCTCAGGGACCTCAACTCGGTGCTGGTGAAGAACCGGGATCAGGTACATGAAGACAGAAG CATCCAGCAGATTCAGTGTTGTGTGGACAAGATGAGCCTCATCTACAAACAGTTTAAGAAATCGAGGATGAGGCCAG GGCTCGGCTACAATGAGGAGCAGATTCACAAGCTGGATAA GGTGAATTTCAGTCATTTAGCCAAAAGGCTCCTGCAGGTgttccaggaggagtgtgtgccaAAGTACCAAGCAGCCCTGGTCACACATGGCAAGAGGATGAG GGAGGTGTATGAGACCAGGACCCACCTGCGCCGGGTCAGCTGTTCTGCGACCTCCTGCAACACAGAAGCGCAAGGAGTCCAGGAAAACCTAAGCAAG ATCCTAGACCAGCTATCCTACCAGCTCCTTCAGGACAGAACAAAAGaggtccagacctcaccaccccccATAGCTCCTCACCCCAGTCCTGTGCCAAAGGACCtggttctcca CATGCAGGAGCTCTGTGAGGAGATGAGGTTGCTGGCCTTTGACCTGCAGGATAACAACCGCATCATCGAACG